The genomic segment AATCTTCACCGGGCGGGCGGAATGTTCGATGTTTTCGGCAGTGAGGGGCAGTTTTTTCAGTTCGTCCCGTTTATGGCTCAAAAGATGTTGAGCGCTTTCGGGTTGATTTCCTGCCGCCGTCCATGCAGTTTCAAAGATGTGTTCCAGCAATTTCATTGCATACATAATTTCTCCGGCGGTATCGCAGGCAAGCACCTCGGTTTCAATCTTTTGCGTCTTTGTTTTCCGTTTATCCCGTTTCTTGAATTTATCGTTATTGCGGGCAAGCGCATACATATTATACATCCAAAAATAGGCAGGCATAATATCGAGGCAGTCATCCCGCAGATTATCGCTGACCAAGCTGAACGGAAAAGGAATATCCAGTTCGGCAGGATAATTACCCTTATTCAACAGCACAAAGGAAGCAAACCGGCAGTTATGCTTGAGCGTTGCGGATAGTCCCGGCCAAAATCCCCGACCGGCGATAATCTCTCCGTCGTTGCCGCGGGTATTGTGGTTTGAACCTACCGTAGCGGCGGCCGCCATATTGGACTGCCCCTGAATCATCGCAGCGATAAGGAATGAGTTGTTATGATGCTGCTCATGGTAGGGAAAGATCAGCGCATTTAATACTTCGCAGCAAGAGATGGTTGAATTATCTCCCATTACGGAGTGAATGAGGCGGGCGCCGTATTTGAGCGTACAGTTATTTCCGAGCACAAAGCGCACTGCCTTAACGCCGTAGAACACACGGCAGCCGTATCCGATAATCCCATTGACCAGCTCAACTCCTTCCCCAATCTGGGTCGCTTCTGCTGCGGAAGACCGGATGGTCAGATTTTTTAACTTATTGGCGCCCTTAATATAGACCGCCTCGCCGAATCGGACATCCTTGATAATCCTACAGCTTTTAATCACTGCGTTATCGCCGACGGTACCGTAATAACCGCGGGCGGAATCGCAAGAATCCTGCGTCAGCTTTTTCAGCTGCGCCATCAGCTTTGCATCGTCGCGGTACCGCGCCCACATAAACGCATCGGCGCAAATCATATCCGCAAAGGGGAGAATTTCCCGTCCGCCCGCTTCGTTCATCACATCGATTGTAACGCGGACTGCTTCATCTTCCCCGTCTTTAATGACCCCTTCGCCGAACTTGGCATGATCGGTTGCCGCCATCTCATCTATTCTGTTTAAAATGACGGTATTCCCGACAATATAGTGCGCAAGATAGGCGCAGTCATGCACGGCGCAATTTGCTCCGATATCGCAGGAGATAATTTTGCTGTTGGTAATCCCCGCGGGAACAATAAAATCATGGTAGCGCAGATAACATTCGGTTAAAGAGGAAATCCGCACCAATCCCGCAAAAAGTGAGTTTTTAATGAGCGACGGCGTAAAGGGATCTTCCACCAAAAAGGTATTCCAGTTAGTACAGGTGTTTCCGTTCTTGATGAGCGTTTCAACTTCGTTAAAGGTGAGCGGCCGCCATCGATGCTTTTCGGCAGGATTCTGCATAAAACGAACGGTATATTCATCCCGCCCTGAAGTAAGAAAAGATTTATTGACAAAATTGACCCCAAAGTTATCCGATGTTATAACACGTACCGGCATACTTCCTCCAATGCTGGAGCAAACACATTAGACGTCTTTTAAAAATAAACGGCCATCTCCTTCGTTGCTGCAAACAAATTAATCCTCAACGTATCAAAGATACGCCTGCGGTTAATTTGTTTTCGCTCCTTGGATATGCCCCGTTTCTTTTTAAAAGACAAACGGTAAGACTATTTTCAAAAATCCCAGCCTCATTATTCTGCGAAATTTGATTTGCCTGTCTAATGTGTTTGCTCTTTTTTTCGAAATCAACTGTGCGAAATTTTAAGCAAAATTTCGCACAAAAGGAAGGCAACCGCTTAAAATATTTACGATGCGGTTGCCGTATTTTTCCTCTCAAATCTAATATGAAACCGAAGCACTACGATTTTCGATTATGAACGCGAATCTTCTTTTTGACGGTTTTAAACCAAAACATTCGTAATCGCTCCGCATAAGAGTAGAGGCGATAGCGGAAGCCTCGTACCGGAATATCAAGTGTTCCTACTCGATGAATAATAGTTCCGCCGAATCCTGTTTTAAACCGATACAGACCATACATTGGATGGTGCGAATCGTCAGTAGGGGGAATTCCGTAGAAGTCATAAGAGCTACAGCCGTATTTTTGCGCATTCTGAATTGCCTGCCATTGCAGTAGGTATGAAGGCATTAGGTTACGGTGTTCATTTGAAGAAGCGCCGTACAGATAGACGGCTCCGCTCGAAGAAAAAAGCGTGATAATCGCAGCAAGCGGCTTCTCTTCAAAATAAGCAATATAAACCGAAATAAGAATATGTTCGGCGTCGAATACAGGATCGACGGCAAGCCGACAAAGCGAGCGGTAATAGTTTTCGCTATGGATAGCAATGCCGTCCCTTGCCGCAGTTTCACGGTAAATCTGATAAAAAACGGGTATCGCGTCTTCGGCCTGGCTTCCGGAAAAACAGCGTACCTGCACACCTTTTTTTTCGGCAAGCCGGATATTATAGCGCCACTTCGGTTTACACTGAGCGAGCAGTACGTCAAGCGGCTGTTGTAAATCAAGCTGAATCGTATCGGGCGGCTGAATATCGGAAGCTGCTTTACGCAAGCTGCACGGCGTTTTTCCGCCGGTACAAGGTATAAGCGGAAAATCTTGAGAAGAAAACTTTTGTGTTTCTCCAGTTTTCATTGCACACTCCCACGGTGGGTCAAAGCGAATTAAAAAAACATAAGCAGGCAGCAACGGTACAAGCTTTTCCGCAAGGTTTACCAGAAAAAGCTTCCGTTTTTCCGCCGTTTCGGGGAGGCTCGGATCATTCGTAATGAGGATAGACGGACCCATCGGAATATAGGCAAGAAAACCGAAGGGACTCAATTGCCGCAATAAAACCGTGAGTAAAAAAGAACGGGTACCCGGACTATGTACCTCATATTGCCGATATGTCCAGCCTTGCTCCTTTTTAAATTCTGCCCAAAAACGGCTCTGCAGAAAATGCTGCGCAGGAGTTTTCACCGTCATATCGGTACATTCTTTTATCGTCAATGTATTCATAGTTGGCAAAAACGATAGCGGAAAAAGAAGCTTTTGTCAAAGGATTGAAGGTGGTTTTACAGGGCTTCCGCATTTAAATTATAAAGCTATATATTATAATAACTTATGCGTCTCATTTTTTATTATATTTTATAGCAAGTCATTATCATACAATAATTTAGGCCATTATGATGCGGAATCCATGGGTGGTTTTAGCTTATCAGAGTACCACCTAATCTGTAGAAAAACAATCCGCTTACGCTCCCCCGCCCCATCCGCGCCATTTTTCTGCAAGCGGGGTTTGTGCTTCCGATGTGGAGTACGAAGAAGTAGCATCGGAATCTGCTGGGGCAGAAGAAATTTTAGCAGGAGTACCGGAATTGCAGACGCTTTCTATATCGGCACTCTTTAATTCCTTTAAGAAAGCGGCTAATTCCTCCGGGGACATTGTCTCTTTTAATGTATTGATTGTACGGATTAAATCTTGCTGCGCACCGCTCGCGGTTTCTTTTGTCAGTTGAGCATTGTTTTTTTCCACCTTTTCGCGGAGCCGTTTTGCATATTCGCGTCCGTCGATAGGTTTTGCGACAGGAATACCTGCCGTAACGCCGACAACCGCAAGCACCAATTTAAGTCCGACAAGTCCGCCTGCACTGCTCGCGTATTCAAAAGAAGCGCCGGTAAGATAAGCGGTTTTAAACACCTCATAATAGAGAATAGTAAGCGCACTATATGCGATAAGGAGTATAAACGCCGCAGCAAGCCGTCTTTTGGTGTACCATCCCATCGGCTGAATAAACAAATAGATAATCGCTGCAATCAAAACCAATGCAAAAAAAAGTTCGGCGCTCCAAGGCATCATAATAAAAGAAAAAGACTCCGTATGAATTACATTACGTAACAGATAGAACTGTCCGACAAGAATTACAAGAAAACAGATAACCGTCACCCCGCCCCGCGCACGGGTATTTGTTTTATTTTGTTTCATTCTATATATACATCCCCTCGTGAATTGCCATATTCGTGAGAAGTTTTATTTATTTAAAACTTCGCACATTTTTTTCTAGCAGACGGCAAACACATCAGGCAGATTAGATGAAAAGCGCAGAATAAAGAGGTTATGAGACCATTTGAACCGCGCAGAGGTTCAACTCTGGTCGAATAACATCTCTTATTCTGCGGGGGTATTCAAAGAAGTACCAGATGCGTTTACACCGTCAGCCTAGCAGGTTTCTATTGACGAGTCAACGGAACTGCGGTACAAAAGATACGGAGGATTTATGCTGCAATTCAATCCGGTACATCTTGCTTTCACTGTTATGATAATCGGCGTTATTTTTACCTTTATATTATCAAAAAAGGAGATCAAACAACTTCGGTCGCTTGCCGATTCCTTTGCAATCCCATTCGTTAAACTTTCAAACTATATTGCACCGCAAAAACCTGCAAGCTCATTGTTGATAGAAAAAACGGAATCCGGCAGCATTAGACCGCTGCCGGCAGAAGAACAATCGAAAGAAATACGCGAAATCATTAAACGGGCAGGAAATACTAAAGCGGTAAAACTTTTCCGTGAAATGGTGGAAGCCGAAGATACACTAAAAAAAGCTGCGGGGAAAAACCGACGTAAATGCTATCAATTTGCCGATCCTGTTGCCCGCATACTGTATATGACGCACACCTTTCTTACCGGCTGCGAAACTCTCGCCGCCATCGATACGGAAAACAAACTGGAGGAATTTAACAGCTTTTTGAATGAACAAGTATCGCATCGTATGACTTTATTGCGGTTGATCAGCGGTTCCCTTGCCGACGAATATCGAGAGCTGAATAAAGTATATGCGGTAGAGATGGAGCAAATCGAACGGGAACAAATGATGCTTCGACCGCAGAATGTTCAATAATACAACAACTGAACAAAGTATAAATTTTGTTCAGTTGTTGCATTTTCAGGAAATTCAAAACGATCCCTCTCTATAATATGTCCGAATAATATGTCCGATTATTTCCACAAGAATTCGGGATAATAGTTTTCTTTAATTTTTTGTGCTATTTCTTTTTTCACGATTTCGCGGTCTTCGGGATAGGTCATACCGAACCAGCGTTCATCGGTGGTAT from the Treponema medium genome contains:
- a CDS encoding DUF4954 family protein translates to MPVRVITSDNFGVNFVNKSFLTSGRDEYTVRFMQNPAEKHRWRPLTFNEVETLIKNGNTCTNWNTFLVEDPFTPSLIKNSLFAGLVRISSLTECYLRYHDFIVPAGITNSKIISCDIGANCAVHDCAYLAHYIVGNTVILNRIDEMAATDHAKFGEGVIKDGEDEAVRVTIDVMNEAGGREILPFADMICADAFMWARYRDDAKLMAQLKKLTQDSCDSARGYYGTVGDNAVIKSCRIIKDVRFGEAVYIKGANKLKNLTIRSSAAEATQIGEGVELVNGIIGYGCRVFYGVKAVRFVLGNNCTLKYGARLIHSVMGDNSTISCCEVLNALIFPYHEQHHNNSFLIAAMIQGQSNMAAAATVGSNHNTRGNDGEIIAGRGFWPGLSATLKHNCRFASFVLLNKGNYPAELDIPFPFSLVSDNLRDDCLDIMPAYFWMYNMYALARNNDKFKKRDKRKTKTQKIETEVLACDTAGEIMYAMKLLEHIFETAWTAAGNQPESAQHLLSHKRDELKKLPLTAENIEHSARPVKILHGIDAWYAYRDMLVWYGVTVLAKYIDETGADGEVLSRSGVWSRFNIQNGTIPWVNAGGQLIREDEYDRLRSRIGAGELTSWHAIHAEYDRLWERYPFDRAEHAYSVLCRLVGVSALTGSHWQAYLDEALRLNRYIEAQVLITKKKDYTNHFRDITYRNRAERDAVLGYVEDNAFVQQSKQNAQHYVELFARVGERL
- a CDS encoding lipid II:glycine glycyltransferase FemX, giving the protein MNTLTIKECTDMTVKTPAQHFLQSRFWAEFKKEQGWTYRQYEVHSPGTRSFLLTVLLRQLSPFGFLAYIPMGPSILITNDPSLPETAEKRKLFLVNLAEKLVPLLPAYVFLIRFDPPWECAMKTGETQKFSSQDFPLIPCTGGKTPCSLRKAASDIQPPDTIQLDLQQPLDVLLAQCKPKWRYNIRLAEKKGVQVRCFSGSQAEDAIPVFYQIYRETAARDGIAIHSENYYRSLCRLAVDPVFDAEHILISVYIAYFEEKPLAAIITLFSSSGAVYLYGASSNEHRNLMPSYLLQWQAIQNAQKYGCSSYDFYGIPPTDDSHHPMYGLYRFKTGFGGTIIHRVGTLDIPVRGFRYRLYSYAERLRMFWFKTVKKKIRVHNRKS